From a single Pseudomonas triticicola genomic region:
- a CDS encoding sigma-70 family RNA polymerase sigma factor: MSLPAHTAAIERIYEQHHSWLYGWLKGRLHNACDAADVAHDTFLRVLAARNAAHIREPRDYLTTIARGLVIDRYRRRAIESAYLQALAARPEATIVSEEDRALIIETLVAVDKALTGLGTRTRQIFMLSQVDGLTYQQIALQLRVSLTTVKKHMIRALTECALIMAQP, from the coding sequence ATGTCCCTACCCGCCCACACCGCTGCGATCGAGCGAATCTACGAGCAACATCATTCGTGGCTATATGGTTGGCTCAAGGGCAGACTGCACAACGCCTGCGATGCAGCCGATGTGGCGCATGACACGTTTTTGCGAGTTCTGGCCGCGCGCAATGCAGCTCATATTCGTGAGCCGAGGGATTACCTGACGACCATTGCACGCGGGCTGGTCATTGATCGTTATAGACGCAGGGCCATTGAAAGCGCTTATCTGCAGGCCCTCGCAGCTCGGCCGGAAGCGACGATCGTCAGCGAAGAAGACAGAGCGCTGATCATTGAAACCCTGGTTGCTGTGGATAAAGCATTGACCGGCCTGGGCACGCGAACACGGCAGATTTTCATGCTGTCGCAAGTCGACGGACTGACATATCAACAGATCGCCCTGCAATTGAGGGTCTCGCTGACCACAGTAAAAAAACACATGATCCGCGCCCTGACTGAATGCGCCCTCATCATGGCGCAACCATGA
- a CDS encoding FecR domain-containing protein has protein sequence MAAAADRQVFETAASWYVQFQSQPPSPAEQKAWQLWIDSDPAHLAAWNQMEQLQRHLGTLPQDLKRRALNSGQQRRQVLKLLLLAAGTGFVGWNVQRHTSLGNVWADYKTAVGQRRTISLADGSRIQLNTDSAIDVSFDAAQRLIQLRAGEILVQTGKLGDQRPFYVQTRDGRIQALGTRFSVHQMPNSTRVGVMEDRVSVQPAQASTAALILNAGEGADFDSRHIGLRPFQASEVAWINGQLIVLDARLGDVIAELGRYRSGVLHCDRRARDLRVSGTFRLDSTDAVLANLKASLPINVRYFSRYWVSISHSV, from the coding sequence ATGGCCGCCGCTGCAGATCGTCAGGTGTTCGAAACTGCCGCCAGCTGGTATGTCCAGTTTCAATCCCAGCCACCGAGCCCTGCCGAACAAAAAGCCTGGCAGTTGTGGATAGACAGCGATCCGGCGCATCTGGCGGCGTGGAACCAGATGGAACAATTACAGCGCCACCTCGGTACGCTGCCGCAGGATCTGAAACGACGTGCGCTCAATAGCGGCCAACAAAGACGCCAGGTACTCAAACTGCTGCTGCTTGCAGCGGGAACAGGTTTCGTTGGCTGGAACGTTCAACGACACACCTCCCTCGGCAACGTCTGGGCCGACTATAAAACCGCTGTAGGTCAGCGTCGCACCATCAGCCTGGCCGATGGCAGCCGGATCCAGCTCAACACTGACTCGGCCATTGATGTCTCTTTCGACGCAGCGCAACGCCTGATCCAACTGCGCGCCGGTGAAATCCTTGTCCAAACCGGCAAGCTTGGCGATCAGCGGCCGTTCTATGTGCAAACCCGTGACGGGCGGATTCAAGCATTGGGCACCCGGTTCTCGGTGCATCAGATGCCGAACTCAACCCGGGTCGGCGTGATGGAGGATCGAGTCAGCGTTCAACCTGCGCAGGCATCCACTGCTGCGCTCATCCTGAACGCAGGCGAAGGCGCGGATTTCGACAGTCGGCACATCGGCCTCAGGCCCTTCCAGGCATCAGAAGTGGCCTGGATCAACGGTCAGTTGATCGTTCTCGACGCGCGTCTGGGCGATGTCATCGCAGAGTTGGGGCGCTATCGCAGCGGTGTATTGCACTGTGATCGCCGCGCTCGGGATCTGCGGGTCTCCGGGACTTTCCGGCTCGATTCCACCGACGCAGTGCTGGCCAATCTCAAGGCTTCGTTGCCGATCAACGTCCGCTATTTCAGTCGTTACTGGGTCTCGATCAGCCACAGCGTTTGA